AGCATTCACCATCGCCCACTCACATTATGATGACAATATCGATTTTGAGGCGATGAGTCTTGGTTTTGCGCCTAGTTATGAACCCTCCGAGCAGGATGACATAGAAGTGACGGTGACTCCTTTTGTGGAAACCCTAGCGAGCAAGATTGAAGATATGGTTCTCCCCAAGAGGGggtagttagtcgaatgagtCTAATGGACATTTATCTATAATATATGGACAAGTGTCGACACTTTTGTCTTTTGAAAATAGATTCACAACTTTGTTTCGTTAAACAAATTcacaattttgtttcatttgattgaacttgctttcttgCCTTTTTGCATTCGAAAAAGGTGCTCATGCAatccgacccttccgtttgttaaggccatagggcccgaggtgtataagcgGGGATTTTTTATTATAccggtgagcaaagttaccatagccatcgaggcatgggttttttgcagtcttaccaggcatgctcggttatttgttcccacaaaccttgcctcttaacgtgaggaagaggtctgacgcagcgactgttttgaaaaaaggaggtatttatacttttatcagcccccgagtgaggtccaaccCCTTTTGGTTGCAGGGGTCGAATGTCACTAGAGACCAAAAAGAGGATAGAGGAACTACTCTTGTATTCACacgtaccccttccttaggattttagctatcgttctATGACCATGCGTTCGGTCTCATTGCAAGTCtggccttccctgagcccccacgtgtggtggggattcggtcaagggtcggctcatttttgtgactgtCACCTCGTCTATGgttttcacaactagaggggttgaggcgacgtcacttgcctcgatggctcgagtgacgtgcttgatgagctcgctaatagggATGTTCGAACAGAATCTAGTTCTATCGCTCGTGATAGGGTCGACAAAGCCCTCgagtggcattccattgctccttaacctgccttccaatagattcccctcaatggggattgtATGGGCTCgtctagaggctggattgaactagaaggttgagatgaccctatccacctctatgcgggtgaaagctctagtttggttttggttaattgatgaaaccctaagtgctaacctagtttatcaaagtgattatgagataggtagcactactccaagtgatgaagcaatggcaaagatcatgatgatggtgatggcatggtgatgatcaaatgcttaaacttggaaaagaagaaagagaaaaaacaaaaggctcaaggcaaaggtataaatagtaggagctattttgtttcgatgatcaagacacttagcgagtgtgatcatatttaggttagatagctgtactattaagaggggtgaaactcgtattgaaatgcggttatcaaagtgccactagatgctctaactcattgcatatgcatttaggatctagtggagtgctaacacccttgaaaatgtttgtgaaaatatgctaacacatgtgcacaaggtgatacacttggtggttagcacatttgagcaagggtaggaaactccactggtggagtgtccgcccgtagagttcagacagtccgacggtgccaccggtgccctagacagaaaagatggaggtcactaggagtgaccggacactggcctcggttggaccggcgcatccggtcaggtgtaacagtgaagacgctggcgtcggtcaaacgaccggacgctgggtcgctcggcaaccggatgctggcagggtgcgtccggtcaatgctaacGTATGCTGACGTGTGGTGCAtagtggagacattgagtgaccggacactgggtgagtctggtcgagcatgaccggacgcgtccggtcgtgaaaattcgcgtttggaaccttactggaaatgaccggacgctgaggtctagcatccggtcactttctaactgacgcgtctagtcatcacttgaccgttgaaatcggatgatcggcatttgaagccgatgacacgtggcgcacatcgcacgaccggacgctgaggtccagcgtccggtcaatctgaccggagcatccggtcggcccgtgttcagtgcagtgaaggggcacaacggctctatttcatgggggcttctatttaagccccatggccggctcaagctcactctcttgcacatttttattgacatagcaaccttgtgagcttagccaaagccctcccactcatctccatcattgatccatcatctttgtgagattgggagagaatccaagtgcattgcttgagtgattgcatctagaggcacttggtattcgtgttttgctatggattttgcttgttgctcttggtagttgccaccacctagacggctcggtgctgcggtggaggatcgacacgagttggtgattgttcgtggccgtctccagtgattgtgaggggagttgtaccttccccggcggagtgctgaaaggtaactctagtaaattgctcgtgtcattgagttaccttacttgtgggtaggttcttgtggtgtccaatcgtgtggacgaggtttgtgaaacacctcttagccgccgaaccaccaagtgttggtcgacacaatggggactagcgtgttggcaagcacgtgaacctcgggagaaaaatcggttgtctcttgccatttgatattctcccgatgattggttTCATATACATCTTATGATTGATTCAttcctctacatggtggtataaccatcctactcactcgtttacattcttgcaaattagttgtagcaagctctttagtgtaattagatttgagagcttgctttgctatttaagtttgcttagtggagctctttagagtagaaagattgagagctcttagtgagtagtatcatagcaaattgtgtgtctagctatcattgcaactagaattgttggataggtggcttgcaaccgttatagagctagagcaagtttgcatttcaccatttgtcatactaatcaaattgctctagttgatttgtagttttttaaataggctattcacccccctctagccatattaggaccttttagtaggttgggcgaaggccactggggctcatctacatttcctcccctggctcttgttcgatgTGAGGCGGCCTCAGGCCCTTCGCATgttagccttcaaacctcggtctatCGATTTAGGATCGGAcagcttgagcccccaagccccttggggtctgataggggtcagccgtgtttcatgcgtcaccccatcctcagttttcacaactagaggggctaagctaacaacgtttgcctcgatggctcgagtgtcgcgctcaatgagctcactaacgggtatgttcgtatGGAATTTGGGTCCGTCATTCGCTGACAgagtcggtagagccctcatgtggcattccactacttcttaacccgcccctaacagatgctcgagccatttgataggctcaggtggcccattggtctctccttgatggagattctgtgggtttagcttgaggttagaatcgaacgagaaaggtcgagacatccctgttcgcttctgagcagggtcgagcaaggccactggggctcatcttggtttttctcccctagctctgtttgacgtgaggtagCCTCAAGCTCTtcgtgggccaaccttcaaacctcagtcagttgccgctcatatcgaatgaggtgactaccgcttcatgacgcgacatgaagcattgagatgcagcaattgcatagcTAAAGCTTGAATATATGGAATGAATGTACGATATAATAGAAATGAAAGCAAGGGTCAGTGATGTTACCTTATTGGCATGAGTGACCAGAAGTTCTTACCGGACATGTCAGTGCAGGGTTCGGGTCCGATGTTTGCGACGGGGCCAATGTAACCTACATGAGAATCGCAATTTTTCGTTTCTATCTCTCGATGGTGatctgagccgttcgattgacttagatgacctaacagcttctccttgatggagatttcaCAGGCAGGCCCCACCGAACCCTTCTCAAGAAGGCGGATGCTAAGGCTAGGGGTCCGGTGACAAAGAATTTGAttacgctggtgaacaaaaaacgtcgtagccgctagggcatagggtctagcggttcatctagttttactcaaagtttacaccTGCACACCATGCCTTCAGTTtttaacgtaaggaggggtcaggcgaagagaatgtctaaacaagtagacactcttgATAGCCCCCGAGAGATGTTCGTGCCCCTACCGTTGTAGGGGTCAGAGTCTCGGTAGTAAAATtgacacgcaaagtaagtaaacaaagaTGCTTATCTTTTGGCGGTCGTTCGTTTGGCGTTCACCTAGGCCTTTCGATAGACCCAAAAGGCCCATTGGGCTCCCCTTGGTGGAGGTTTTGTCGTTGGGTCCTTCCTAGGGAAGCAGAGAGTCGCCTACATGTGGGTGCGCCTTGTTTCTTGTGCCTGGCGTGCAGCAGTGGTGGCCATGCCCAAGCCACATCCTATTTGACTAGGTGCCGTCTTGTTGAGCAGGGTGCGTCCTGTCGGTCCAGACGTGTCCCCTCGAATTCCCATCAGCATcgaattcccatctgcattgaataggggaagggagagagttttttgtctAAACCATTCgtctttctccaactgctgcgcctcctccttaaatatggggagggagagggttctcatcccattcctccacctattcctgagctgctgcctcccctccttcttccttttcaccaAATGCATTCGTGCATTGCAAggattcctaagtgagagagggtaatgccagggagaagAAAACTCATAGACCcgctcgtgaatctagagcgtgatatcgagctagaggtcattcaacatagatgagatggtgctggtcgccttcaccgagaaggggccacttccactgaaggaggaggcgcactggagggtgtTGAGCGTCATCGGCTTTGTCTTCATCCATGAGGCCTTCGTTGGGATGGAGCCGTACAGGGACCTCTTCCGGTGAATGTTCTCTGAGCGAGCCTTGTCGGTGGGGAAGCCGCACAGGACTGCGTCGATGGGGGGCTTCGTCCTTGCAGCCGCTCAGATCAGCCAGTTCATGAAATTTGacgagatgtcagagacatccaccaGTCAAGGTGGCCATACTTTGGCAGGTAGCATCCCCGTTGaggtgccgttgttagggttgcagctgatcacgatggcatagtccctagatgcctCGACAAAGATGCCATAGTCACCGATGTGGTGCTAGATGTTGTAGATGATGGCACCCTCATGGATCCCATGGAGCggtaggacgttgccgatggagagtgtgGTGCAACGAccgtagtagtatttagagtagaactggTCAGAAAATGTAATCGTTTAAGTTGTGGGGGGAGGCCCCATgggaacagtcttttgtattcatgaatacatcagtcccttttcatgatgaaatcactttgtaagcgatgaatttgtgaaaaaatgaacaagttcttaaattttgttacggcaaacagctttttagctcttctccctctttttggcaaaagagGTTTaatgccttctgacccttcccatagttaaggtcacaaaaaactCAGAGTGCAGGCGAGCTAATTTAGATTACCCTGGTGAGCAAGGagaccatagccgctagggcgtgggtttcccatagtcctaccagttatactcagagtttgttcccaaaatcctagcccttaggacttaccatgagaaaagagaaaaaacacagagaatgtttgtaagataaatatactcataccagcccccgagtgaggtctgaccccttgcacttgcaggggtcggatgtcacgaaagatcggggatttcgatgacaaaactgataagagaaagtatgcgtttatttaggggtaaaaacaacgtagctgttcaatgttctaggcgttggtgaagacctcattgtcgatggttttcaacttgtaggcgcctagtcGAAGTACTTCCGCAAtgacgtacggcccctcctagggcggggagagcttgtggtggtccttgttgctctgcacaaggtggagaaccaggtccccgacattgaaggctcagtcccgcacccgtcggctgtggtaccgatgcaacgcctactggtacttggccgagcgaaggAGGCGACATCATGGGCTTTGTCTAACTAGTCCATGGCGTctttgtgggatgccttggctccatgttcatcatatgctctgatccttggcgctctatagtcgaggtcggttgcgAGGATgacctcagaaccgtagaccatgaagaaaggtgtgtagctggtggctcaGCTGgaagttgtccttaggctccagagcactgcagggagctcggtgacccagcgtgcaccaaatttgttcaaccggttgaagatcctaggcttgaggccctataggagcatgccaattgtgcgctcgacctgcccatttgttCGAGGGTGCGCGACGGTGGCCCAATTGACCGGATGTGGTTTTTATcatagaatcaaaggaacttgttgccggtgaactatgtgccattgtctataagatggagttcggtactctaaagcaatggatgatgtcgaggaagaatagcatggcttgatcggatttgatcacggagatcagccgagcttcgatccattttgtgaacttgtctatggtgacaaccAAGTGGGTGTATCCTCCGGGTGCCTTTTTTagaggcccaaccagattgagcccccagaccacaaagagccacatgatggggatcatctggagtgcctgggctaggaggtgagtttgccaagcatagtactgacaccttTCGCAAGTGCGCACGATCTGCTCAGCATCGGCCactacagtgggccagtagaagccctgtcagaatACATTTCCAACCTAGGTTCTAGGCACAGTGTGGTGACCACAAactccaccgtggatatcgcccaGCAAATGCTTCCCTTATTCGATGGGAATGCAGAGCTGCAAGATCCCAGTGtggctttgtttgtagagttcgccctctacaagaatgaaggacttggcacgacgtgcGAGCCGTCGAGCTTCCACCTTGTCTGTCGGTagcatgtcatggaggaggtagtcgaggtagagtgttctctagtcgaccaaagggtcaggctctgtcgctaGATCCACTTCAAGATCTATGACCTCGGGGTCAGATGGAGCCGTCGGTTGGTTAGCCCACGAGGTTGGATCGGGTGGACCATCGTTGGCCCGTTCTAACCCTTCGTAGcacaccgagggcttgtgttggtcattgGTGAAGACACCTGTTGGCATCGGCTCTTGGCTGGATGCCGCCTTTGCAAGTGCATTGGCCACCTTATTGAGGcatcttgggatgtgattgagttcaaggctgTCGAATTTGACCTCTAGCGGTCgaacttcttggcagtacgcagCCATCTTAGCGTCATGAtagctcaactccttcatgacttggttgatgactagctgggagtcaccctgGATGTCGAGGCAttagatgcccaactcgatggcaatgcgtacgctgttgatgagtgcttcatactcagccacattattggatgaggggaaatagagatgaaccatgtacctcatgcgtaccccgaggggtgatacgaagaccagtcCTACGctagtgcccttcttcatcagtgatctattgaagtacatcatctagtactcttgatcgacgaccaccggtggtgtttggacctcggtccattccacgatgaagtcagccaacacctcaTCGTTCAGGAGGCAcaagtaatgccctgatccatcagctcgagcacccactttgcggttcttcccatggcgtcctagctttggatgacctcaccgagggggaatgacatcacgaccgtcaccaagtgagactcaaagtagtggcgtagcttcttcttggtgatgaggacagcatataggagcttctgaatttgggagtagcgggacttagagtcggatagtacctcgctgatgaagtacacagggcatggcaccttgagggcgtgccctcttcttcttgctccactaccagggtggcgctgaccacttgcgtggtggccgctatgtatagcagaagggattctcaattggttggaggaaccaagatcggggcctttgttagaagcagtttgaccatgtcaagtgactccaaggcctcggatgtccacttgaagcggtcggctttctttaggaggtgataaagggggagacatcattcgctgaggcacgagatgaatcggctgagtgcgGCGAAGCACCATGTGActcactgaaccccctttatgttttgaatcgggcccatccttgtgatggctgagattttctccgggttggcttcgatgccacgctcggagacgatgaagctgagcaacatgcccctcgggaccccaaaaacacacttcttgagattgagtttgatgccattcgctcggagttttgcaaaggtctgctcaagattagCAATGAGgtggttagcccatttggacttaactacgatgtcgtcaatgtaggcctcaatggtccacccgatgaggtccccaaagcatatGAGCAAACAGcgttggtacgtagccccagcgttctttagaccgaatgacattgaaacatagcagaatgatccgaagggggtgatgaaagatgtcacgagctggttggactctttcatcgctatttgatggtacctggagtacgcatcgaggaagcagagggtttcgcaccccgagatagagtcgactatttggtctatgcgcggcaaacaaaatggatcctttgggcatgccttgttgagacctgtATAGTCTACaaacatcctccatttcccactcttctttcatacaagaacaggattggctaaccactctgggtggtatacttccttggtGAATCCGGCAaccgatagttttgctatctcttcatcgatggccctgtgtttctcctcgtcgaagtgaCACACATATTGCTTCACCgacttggagcctaggtggatcttcaaggtatgctcggtgacctcccttggaatgcctagcatattcgagggtttccacacaaagatgtctctattgtcgtagaggaagtcaatgagcgtgctttcctatttgaaggaaagcatggtaccaatgcataCCGTTTTGCCCTCGGTGCTCCCGAGATCTATGTGGACTTCTTTAGAGCCCCCTACCAACTCGAATGACCTAGTGGACTTCTTAGCATCAggcgcttctttggtgacctcctccttgagggtggcgagctccccGGAGGCAACGATTGCTGTGGCATGACcgcaacactcgacctcgcactcataggcacgctggaaggaggtgccgacagtGATGACCCAGTGGGGGCCCgatatctttagcttgaggtatgtatagttggggacgaccatgaacttcgcatagcatagACATCCTATgatggcatggaaggtttcggggaacccaaccaccttgaaggtgagggtttcagtcctgtaattgaactgatccccaaatataatgggcagatcgatctgcccaagtggcatggacTGCCTCCtgagcacgatgccatggaaaggtgctcgggttgggtgGAGGCATGTCTGGTCGACGcacatctcgtcgagcgtcttggcgtacatgatgttgaggctactgcctccatccatcagtactttggtgagctgcttcaggccgatgatcgggtcaaccatgagtGGATATCTTCCTAGGTGTGGGATGCTATCCGGATGGTTGGTCTGATTGAAGGTTATGGTAGACTCTGACCACCGAAGGAAGGGAGGTGTCATCGATTCAGCCATGTAGACCTCACAGTGTGTGACCTTCTAATaatgtttggagtcgtaggctactgatcctccaaagatcataaggcagtcaTCTGGCATCAGAAAGCcatgtccttctcctcggcatcatcCGCAGTGGGGGTAGGGTCCTttccatgctcccctttgttggagcctccagacaagaaccaccgcatgaggctatagtccttgagcagatgcttaactAGGAAGGCATGGTTCAAGCATGACCCCTCAAGTAGTTTCTTAAAGTGGATCGAAGTGCCCTCCACaggcttccaaccacccttgcggtcagcagtggccacgagcgagtcctcgcgccgttgtttcttgttctttcttttggcggAATGATTGGATGTGCCTTCACCGGCGCCCTTGTCCTGCCTTGCCTTGACCTCGAGATGATcaaagatcgctctgaccgcctcttctcctaaggcatggctagtggcgatgtctaggagttccttggtggttcatgggcccttgcgtcctagcttatgaaccaaagactcataggtagtcctagacaggaaggctcctataacatcggcgtcggcgacgttagggagctcgttgcactaccgagagaagcgtcgaatgtaccaacggagggtctcaccggccttttgatggtagttcttgaggtcccatggattcctagggtgcttgtatgtgccctagaagttccccacaaagatctcctttagatccatCCAACTCTAGATCATGTTGGACAATAGGTATTCCAACCACGCTCATGCCGAAtcggctaagaacagtggaaggttgtggataatgaagtcatcattatccacaccaccggattggcaggcaagctgatagtctttgagccaaagtttGGGTTTTGTCtcccagagtacttagggatattggtaggtggtcggtaccttggcaggaaagtagtgttgaggatgtgctggccaaaggcctgagggcctgttAGGCCAGGGCTTAGGCTCTAGTCCTCACCACTATCATAGCGTTCGCCatgtcgaggatgatagccgtggcgggctccttctcttgggtcgtTGTAGGTGCATCTACGGGCGTCAAGGGTGCTGCGTGCGTCGCGGTTGCGGCCGAGGTGCTGATGCACTAGGACCGCGGCATGCTGCCTACCACCATGTGGTGCCTAATGGACTGACGCATCCCTGGTGGGGTGTGTAGAGGTTGTGCATTGGCTAGCGTCaacgagacaatgagctctcagCTTACTGCCCCACCGCACActcgagtagcgtgtgaatctcgcGGTGGGCCTGACGATCCTTGGGCGTcacggcctctagaaggccatggagcaaggccattgtggcggcgatgttttggcttgctcgGGCAAAGCAAGGAAGGGCTTCATTgttggcgatgatccttcggtttacatcATGGGCCATGGTGCATGCGCACCCACTGTCTCTACGGCGTTCGATCTCCCAATTGAGCTCCGCACATTCCTGCACAAGCTGGAGTCCGGCTTCTTCGATCTCTCgcttttgggctctcagctgctccacccccatgTGAGGTGGGTCCACTGTCTCCCCCTCAGTTTCATCGCTGAGGCTACCCATTGGGGTAGCCACATCCAtggggatgctttcgacgtgtcccttgggggtacctgtCATAAAGCATtcctaggaggggtgatggctccccctattgGATTTAGAGCCAAAGGATGACCCCAACCCCTCAGTGAAGAGATTGTGGAGGGATTCCAtgacgtgttcgatcacccccatgaactcattgttcatgGGCAGAAAGACCATGCGtcatgccacaaggtggctaacgatcGCCGTAGTGTTGCGGAGACCAAACAgaagcgctgtcggggcgctctgtatgtggtgttctagagagagggccCCTCCTCCAGAAAACTATGTCATGTCATTAGCGTCAGAAAGGGTGAGGTAGTGTTGGTCCTCCCTGGACTGCTAGGGTCCAAGGAGACATCGAGCCGGCACTCAAGCCCctcgtggttgaggccgatggagggaagagattggatggcggtgtgagccaatgccaactctccttccaccatgatgatgaagtctaggctcctaAAGTGCACATGtgtgcctaggacccagctgatatcGTGGCT
The nucleotide sequence above comes from Miscanthus floridulus cultivar M001 chromosome 18, ASM1932011v1, whole genome shotgun sequence. Encoded proteins:
- the LOC136524193 gene encoding uncharacterized protein encodes the protein MVDPIIGLKQLTKVLMDGGSSLNIMYAKTLDEMCVDQTCLHPTRAPFHGIVLRRQSMPLGQIDLPIIFGDQFNYRTETLTFKVVGFPETFHAIIGCLCYAKFMVVPNYTYLKLKISGPHWVITVGTSFQRAYECEVECCGHATAIVASGELATLKEEVTKEAPDAKKSTRSFELVGGSKEVHIDLGSTEGKTVCIGTMLSFK